A window of the Brassica napus cultivar Da-Ae chromosome C5, Da-Ae, whole genome shotgun sequence genome harbors these coding sequences:
- the LOC106372542 gene encoding uncharacterized WD repeat-containing protein C2A9.03 isoform X1, giving the protein MSNHQRGDDDAGEYMEEDVDDHDMDDEFRGGDGASDSDVEEFDYSNNKIADTSAEQARKGKDIQGIPWDRLSISRDKYRQTRLLQYKNYENVPNSGQSSEKVCNVTQKGAQFYGFWRNSRSVKSTILHFQLRNLVWATSKHDAYLMSNFLLTHYSSLTSGKKEVLNVRGHVAPSEKHPGSLLEGFTQTQVSTLAVKDDFLVAGGFQGELICKHLDRPGVSFCSRTTYDDNAITNAIEIYNKPSGALHFTASNNDCGVRDFDMERYQLVKDFRFPWPVNHASLSPNGKLLAIVGDNPVGLIVDPNTGKTLETLLGHFDYSFASAWHPDGITFSTGNQDKTCRVWDIRNLSHSVAVLKGNLGAIRSIRYTSDGKYMAMAEPADFVHVYDVSKGYETEQEIDFFGEISGISFSPDTEALFIGVWDRTYGSLLEYHRRRNYTYLDSFL; this is encoded by the exons atgtccaaTCACCAAAGAGGAGATGATGATGCTGGGGAGTACATGGAAGAAGATGTAGATGATCATGATATGGATGACGAGTTCCGTGGCGGTGATGGTGCATCAGATTCTGACGTTGAGGAATTTGACTACTCG AATAATAAAATAGCTGACACATCGGCAGAACAAGCTCGGAAAGGGAAAGATATCCAGGGGATTCCTTGGGACAGGCTTAGCATCTCTAGAGATAAATACAGACAAACTAGGTTACTACAGTACAAGAACTATGAAAACGTCCCCAACTCCGGTCAATCATCTGAAAAG GTTTGCAATGTCACACAGAAAGGGGCACAGTTCTATGGCTTCTGGCGTAATTCAAGATCTGTCAAATCTACTATCCTTCATTTCCAG TTGAGGAACTTGGTGTGGGCAACATCCAAGCACGACGCGTATCTTATGTCAAACTTCCTGCTGACGCATTATTCTTCTCTAACGTCTGGAAAGAAGGAAGTTCTCAATGTTCGCGGTCATGTTGCACCATCCGAG AAACATCCTGGAAGTTTGCTGGAAGGGTTTACACAGACTCAAGTGAGCACACTTGCTGTAAAAGACGACTTTCTTGTTGCTGGTGGATTTCAAGGAGAACTTATCTGCAAG CATCTTGATAGACCGGGCGTCAGCTTTTGCTCTCGTACCACTTATGATGATAATGCTATTACCAATGCTATTGAGATCTACAACAAACCCAG TGGTGCCCTTCATTTTACTGCCTCAAATAATGACTGTGGAGTTAGAGATTTTGACATGGAGAGATACCAGCTTGTTAAGGACTTTCGTTTTCCTTGGCCAGTGAAT CATGCATCTTTGAGTCCCAATGGTAAATTACTAGCTATTGTTGGTGACAATCCTGTGGGCCTTATAGTAGACCCCAACACAGGAAAG ACACTGGAAACACTATTAGGACATTTCGACTATTCCTTTGCCTCAGCGTGGCATCCCGACGGAATCACTTTCTCAACTGGAAACCAAGACAAGACCTGCCGTGTATGGGACATCCGCAACCTATCTCACTCCGTTGCTGTCTTGAAGGGTAACCTTGGAGCAATCCGGTCGATCCGCTACACGTCCGATGGAAAATACATGGCCATGGCCGAACCGGCAGACTTTGTGCACGTCTATGACGTCTCAAAGGGGTATGAAACAGAGCAGGAGATCGACTTCTTTGGAGAGATATCTGGAATATCATTCAGCCCTGACACAGAGGCGCTCTTCATTGGGGTATGGGACCGCACTTATGGTAGCCTCCTTGAGTATCATCGGCGCAGAAACTACACCTATCTTGATTCGTTTCTTTGA
- the LOC106372545 gene encoding chaperone protein dnaJ 11, chloroplastic, whose amino-acid sequence MSGILVYSAASSLRLSPGNSFLESKKTVGSRNGNARFPSGATSVRAYTQQTFNAEPAVTESVRRRASSLYELLKVNETASLTEIKTAYRSLAKVYHPDASESDGRDFMEIHKAYATLADPTTRAIYDSTLVTRRRRVHAGAMGRAGRVYTTTRRWETDQCW is encoded by the coding sequence ATGTCTGGAATTCTAGTTTATTCCGCCGCTAGCTCCCTTCGACTCTCGCCGGGAAATAGCTTTCTTGAGTCGAAGAAGACAGTCGGATCTCGCAACGGAAACGCACGGTTTCCCTCCGGAGCTACGTCGGTCAGGGCTTATACGCAGCAGACATTCAACGCCGAGCCAGCTGTAACGGAATCCGTTCGCCGGCGAGCGTCGAGCCTCTACGAGCTGCTGAAAGTCAACGAAACGGCGTCGCTGACGGAGATTAAGACGGCGTACCGGAGCTTAGCGAAGGTTTACCATCCCGATGCGTCGGAGTCTGACGGGCGAGATTTCATGGAGATCCACAAAGCTTACGCGACGCTGGCGGATCCGACAACGAGAGCTATCTACGATTCGACGCTGGTAACACGGCGGAGACGGGTTCACGCTGGAGCTATGGGTCGAGCGGGTCGGGTGTACACGACTACCCGGAGGTGGGAGACGGATCAGTGTTGGTGA
- the LOC106372543 gene encoding high mobility group B protein 10-like yields MSTVSPSSQLVQVVPDNQNNTGDSSAEVNYEDLVQEAMESLSLEEGTDEPQIGDVVDGVIDGTTSEGGYLVTMKFGSQVLKGVLYHHAKRPQQAMGTPPSGMPPASQRRAKKKARETTEVDSKKPKFRRSGYNLFFSKKINFFFAEHARLKSKKQVYQDKGVTDGERYRTEIMLEYESAHESDGASASAAATMAQ; encoded by the exons atgtcaaCAGTTTCACCCTCCTCGCAACTAGTTCAGGTGGTTCCAGACAACCAGAACAACACTGGCGACTCCTCTGCGGAGGTCAACTACGAAGATCTTGTCC AGGAAGCAATGGAGAGCTTGTCCCTCGAGGAAG GCACTGATGAACCGCAGATTGGGGATGTGGTAGACGGAGTCATTGATGGGACGACGTCCGAAGGTGGATACCTGGTGACAATGAAATTCGGTTCTCAAGTGCTGAAAGGAGTGCTTTACCATCATGCTAAAAGGCCCCAACAAGCCATGGGAACACCACCTTCAGGCATGCCACCAGCATCACAGCGCCGAGCTAAGAAGAAAGCCAGAGAGACTACTGAAGTTGATTCTAAGAAACCCAAATTCCGCAGGAGTGGCTACAACttattttttagcaaaaaaataaacttcTTCTTCGCTGAGCACGCTAGGCTCAAATCTAAGAAGCAG GTTTATCAAGACAAAGGAGTTACGGATGGGGAGAGGTACAGAACTGAGATCATGCTGGAGTACGAATCTGCACATGAGTCTGATGGAGCTTCTGCTTCTGCAGCCGCCACCATGGCTCAGTAG
- the LOC106372544 gene encoding vacuolar cation/proton exchanger 2, whose translation MGSVNELEHKSLFRKEEEDATQAKAASLMEQGSLSLSFPEHATKSPKNSVLRSIKIVIFSNKLNMLLPFGPLAILVHYMIDSKGWVFLLSLIGITPLAERLGYATEQLAFYTGPTVGGLLNATFGNVTELIISIFALKNGMIRVVQLTLLGSILSNMLLVLGCAFFCGGLVFYQKDQVFDKGIAVVNSGLLLMAVMGILFPAVLHYTHSEVHAGSSEMALSRFSSCIMLIAYAAYLFFQLKSQSNSYSPLEEETNENEETCGEDEDPEISKWEAIIWLSILTAWVSLLSGYLVDAIEGASVSWNIPIAFISVILLPIVGNAAEHAGAIMFAMKDKLDLSLGVAIGSSIQISMFVVPFCVVIGWMMGEQMDLNFQLFETAMLFITVIVVAFFLQEGTSNYFKGLMLILCYLIVAASFFVHEDPHEDAL comes from the exons ATGGGGTCGGTTAATGAACTTGAGCACAAGAGTCTAtttagaaaagaagaagaagatgccacGCAAGCTAAAGCAGCTTCTTTGATGGAGCAAGGATCACTTTCTCTGAGTTTCCCTGAACACGCAACCAAATCGCCAAAGAACAGTGTTCTCAGGAGCATTAAGATCGTGATTTTTTCTAACAAACTCAATATGTTGTTACCTTTCGGTCCTCTAGCAATACTGGTCCACTACATGATAGATAGTAAG GGGTGGGTGTTCTTGCTGAGCTTAATAGGTATTACACCGTTGGCTGAACGTCTAGGATATGCTACAGA GCAACTAGCTTTTTACACTGGCCCTACTG TTGGAGGACTCCTAAATGCTACATTCGGGAATGTGACGGAACTGATCATATCGATCTTCGCTTTGAAAAATGGAATGATACGTGTTGTTCAGCTGACTTTGCTAGGATCCATTCTTTCTAACATGTTGCTTGTGCTAGGCTGTGCTTTCTTCTGCGGTGGTCTAGTGTTTTACCAGAAAGACCAAGTCTTTGACAAA GGAATTGCAGTTGTGAACTCAGGATTGCTTTTGATGGCTGTAATGGGGATACTCTTCCCGGCTGTTCTTCACTACACTCACAGCGAGGTTCACGCCGGATCATCAGAGATGGCCCTGTCAAGGTTCAGCAGCTGCATAATGCTTATAGCATATGCCGCTTACCTCTTCTTCCAGTTAAAGAGCCAGTCCAATTCTTATAGCCCTCTTGAAGAG GAAACAAATGAGAACGAAGAAACTTGTGGTGAAGATGAAGATCCTGAGATCTCCAAGTGGGAAGCTATCATTTGGCTCTCGATATTGACTGCTTGGGTCTCCCTTCTCTCTGGCTATCTTGTTGATGCCATTGAG GGTGCCTCGGTCTCTTGGAACATACCAATAGCTTTTATCAGTGTCATATTGCTTCCTATTGTTGGGAATGCAGCTGAGCATGCAGGCGCTATCATGTTTGCCATGAAAGATAAACTG GATCTTTCCTTGGGAGTGGCTATTGGTTCCTCTATACAGATCTCCATGTTTGTG GTCCCGTTCTGTGTGGTGATTGGATGGATGATGGGTGAACAGATGGACCTGAACTTCCAGCTTTTTGAGACAGCGATGCTGTTCATCACAGTTATAGTAGTAGCGTTTTTTCTCCAGGAAGGGACATCGAATTACTTCAAAGGGTTGATGCTCATTCTTTGTTATTTGATAGTAGCTGCCAGTTTCTTTGTACACGAAGATCCTCATGAAG ATGCTCTATAA
- the LOC106372542 gene encoding uncharacterized WD repeat-containing protein C2A9.03 isoform X2 produces the protein MSNHQRGDDDAGEYMEEDVDDHDMDDEFRGGDGASDSDVEEFDYSNNKIADTSAEQARKGKDIQGIPWDRLSISRDKYRQTRLLQYKNYENVPNSGQSSEKKGAQFYGFWRNSRSVKSTILHFQLRNLVWATSKHDAYLMSNFLLTHYSSLTSGKKEVLNVRGHVAPSEKHPGSLLEGFTQTQVSTLAVKDDFLVAGGFQGELICKHLDRPGVSFCSRTTYDDNAITNAIEIYNKPSGALHFTASNNDCGVRDFDMERYQLVKDFRFPWPVNHASLSPNGKLLAIVGDNPVGLIVDPNTGKTLETLLGHFDYSFASAWHPDGITFSTGNQDKTCRVWDIRNLSHSVAVLKGNLGAIRSIRYTSDGKYMAMAEPADFVHVYDVSKGYETEQEIDFFGEISGISFSPDTEALFIGVWDRTYGSLLEYHRRRNYTYLDSFL, from the exons atgtccaaTCACCAAAGAGGAGATGATGATGCTGGGGAGTACATGGAAGAAGATGTAGATGATCATGATATGGATGACGAGTTCCGTGGCGGTGATGGTGCATCAGATTCTGACGTTGAGGAATTTGACTACTCG AATAATAAAATAGCTGACACATCGGCAGAACAAGCTCGGAAAGGGAAAGATATCCAGGGGATTCCTTGGGACAGGCTTAGCATCTCTAGAGATAAATACAGACAAACTAGGTTACTACAGTACAAGAACTATGAAAACGTCCCCAACTCCGGTCAATCATCTGAAAAG AAAGGGGCACAGTTCTATGGCTTCTGGCGTAATTCAAGATCTGTCAAATCTACTATCCTTCATTTCCAG TTGAGGAACTTGGTGTGGGCAACATCCAAGCACGACGCGTATCTTATGTCAAACTTCCTGCTGACGCATTATTCTTCTCTAACGTCTGGAAAGAAGGAAGTTCTCAATGTTCGCGGTCATGTTGCACCATCCGAG AAACATCCTGGAAGTTTGCTGGAAGGGTTTACACAGACTCAAGTGAGCACACTTGCTGTAAAAGACGACTTTCTTGTTGCTGGTGGATTTCAAGGAGAACTTATCTGCAAG CATCTTGATAGACCGGGCGTCAGCTTTTGCTCTCGTACCACTTATGATGATAATGCTATTACCAATGCTATTGAGATCTACAACAAACCCAG TGGTGCCCTTCATTTTACTGCCTCAAATAATGACTGTGGAGTTAGAGATTTTGACATGGAGAGATACCAGCTTGTTAAGGACTTTCGTTTTCCTTGGCCAGTGAAT CATGCATCTTTGAGTCCCAATGGTAAATTACTAGCTATTGTTGGTGACAATCCTGTGGGCCTTATAGTAGACCCCAACACAGGAAAG ACACTGGAAACACTATTAGGACATTTCGACTATTCCTTTGCCTCAGCGTGGCATCCCGACGGAATCACTTTCTCAACTGGAAACCAAGACAAGACCTGCCGTGTATGGGACATCCGCAACCTATCTCACTCCGTTGCTGTCTTGAAGGGTAACCTTGGAGCAATCCGGTCGATCCGCTACACGTCCGATGGAAAATACATGGCCATGGCCGAACCGGCAGACTTTGTGCACGTCTATGACGTCTCAAAGGGGTATGAAACAGAGCAGGAGATCGACTTCTTTGGAGAGATATCTGGAATATCATTCAGCCCTGACACAGAGGCGCTCTTCATTGGGGTATGGGACCGCACTTATGGTAGCCTCCTTGAGTATCATCGGCGCAGAAACTACACCTATCTTGATTCGTTTCTTTGA